The Candidatus Delongbacteria bacterium region AATGATGACTCCTTTTAATTGTTTTCTATCTTGCAATTACAATATAACAATAATTGGAGTCATTATTTTATTTTGGACACTAATGATTTAGTCCTTAAAATGTTTAACCTTTTGAAAACAACCACAATTTATAAATATACTTTCATACATAGCAAGTATAAACATATTATAAAAATTTTGTGGTGAATTTCGTAAAGGTATGATTTCACAACATGATTTGGATAATTATTGATATAAAAAAAAGGTGTCCTGGGGGACACCTTTTTACAAACTATGGAAAAGAATTTTATTCTTCGTCTCTAGTGTAACTTTTGATTTCTGCTTCAGAAGCAGCTTCGCTGTTAATACCAGAAAGAACAATTTTTCTGTTTTCTTTGTCAAATGTTTCAACTTTCATTTCAACATCATCGCCTTCAGAAATTTTTGGGAAAAGATCAAGAATGTTTTTTCTTAAAAAACCTTCTACTTTTTCTTCTTCATTTCCAAGCTCAACGATAAAACCTTTGTCATTTCTTCTAACGATTTTACCAGTTACTGTACTTCCTTCAGCGTATGTATCAGCATATCTATCCCAAGGGTCGATTGCTAATTGTTTGTGACCAAGAGCTATTCTTCTTTCTTCTCTGTTGATGTCAAGTACTACAACTTCAATTTCTTGTCCTTTTTTAACAAGATCTTTAGGGTGTCTTACTTTTTTAGTCCAAGAAAGATCACTGATGTGTACTAGTCCGTCAATTCCTTCTTCAAGTTCAACGAAAGCACCAAAAGCTGTAAGATTTCTGATAATACCTTTGTGGTTTGAACCTACAGGGTATTTAGTCTCGATGATTTCCCATGGATCTGGTTCAAGTTGTTTAATACCAAGAGAAATTTTCTTTTCATCTTTTTTGATGGAAAGAACAACAGCCTCAACTACGTCACCAAGGTGAAGGTAATGTGAAGGGTGTTTTGCGTGCTGAACCCAGCTCATCTCAGTAATGTGGATAAGTCCTTCGATACCTTTTTCGATTTCGATGAAAGCACCGTAGTCAGTTATGCTAACAACTTTACCACCAACTTTTTTTCCAACAGGATATTTCTCTTCAATTCCTTCCCAAGGGTGAGAAGAAAGTTGTTTAAGACCTGCAGAAACTCTTTTCTTTTCGTAATCAATGTCAAGAATCTGAACATTAATTCTTTGATCAAGTTTACAAATCTCGCTAGGGTGGTTAACTCTACCCCATGAAAGATCAGTAATGTAGATAAGACCGTCAAGACCGTTAATGTCAACAAATACACCAAAATCAGTGATATTTTTAACAACAGCTTCTTTAACATCACCAACTTTAATTTCAGTAAGAGTAGTATCTCTTCTTGCGAACAATTCACCTTCAAGAATAATTTTTCTGGAAAGAACGATATTTTTTCTCTGCTCGTTAAGTTTCACAATTTTGAATTCCATTGTCTGACCGATCAATGCATCAAAATCTCTAACTGGATAAACATCAATTTGTGAACCAGGAAGGAATGCGTCGATTGTATTAACATCAACTACGATACCACCCTTAACTCTTCTAAGACATTTACCTTTAACAATAGACTGTTCATTGTGATATCTTCTGATATCTTCCCATACTGCAAGGAAGTCAGCTTTTTTCTTGGAAAGAACAAGCTTACCATCTTTACCTTCAACAGATTCTAAATAAACTCTGATTGTATCACCAGGGTTGAATTGATCCATTTCGTCAAATTCTTCGCTTGGGATAAGTCCCTCGCTTTTAAAACCGATATCCACAGCAACACCAGCTGGGCTAATATTGATGATTTTACCATCAACAACTTCACCTCTCTTGATATCTTGCATAGAAGCTTCGTAGAAAGAGTGAAGATCTGCAAGTTCCTCAGCTGTATATTCCGGATGATCTAATTCCGAAATATCATCCAACCAGATTTCCTCTAGGTTGTTTAGATTGTTTTGTGTTTCTGTCATTGTTAAATTACCTCCTTAGTTTGTGCGGTCTACCGGTACTACCGGAATTGCGTGCCGCTTGAAGTTGCATAATATAAAAAATAAATAGTATTTGTGCAAACTATATAATTGCTTATTTATCAAAATATCACTGAAAATTAACATATTTTTTAATAAAAAGTTTTTTTACTTTGTTTAGCAAACATTTTTTGTATATAATTAAATCGTGAAGATAGAAGAAGCATTATACAAATATTTTGGATACACCTCTTTTAGAAATGGACAAGTGGAGGTGATTGATTCAATTCTTAAGGGAAAGGACACCGTGTCGCTAATGCCAACTGGTGGAGGAAAATCTATCTGTTATCAAATTCCAGCTCTAATGATGAACGGTATCACTTTTGTTATTTCACCATTGATTTCACTCATGAAAGATCAAACAGATGCTCTTAAAACACAAGGAATCTCCAGCTGTCTATTAAATAGCTATATGAAGAAAAGTGAAATTGATGATACAATTCTTTCTATATTAAATTATGAATATAAAATTGTTTACTTAACACCAGAGAGAGTAAGTGATCCTAGATTTCAAAAAATTGTTTCAAAAATGAATATATCTCAGGTAGCTGTTGATGAGGCTCATTGTATATCTAAATGGGGACATGATTTCAGACCTAGTTATATAGAAATTAAAAATTTCGTTAAATCGTTGAAAAGTAGACCTGCAGTTTCTGCATTTACTGCCACTGCTTCGAAAAAAGTTAAAGAAGATATGGTAAGTTTACTAGAGCTAAACAATCCTAAAGTTGTGGAAACAGGAATCGACAGGCCTAATTTGAATTTCTTAGTTTATAAGGATGTTCAAAAAAATATTTTTATTGATAATTACATAAAAGAAAATTTGGGAAAATCTGGAATTATTTATGCATCAACTAGAAAAGAAACTGACGAAATATTTGAGCATTTGAGAAAAAAAGGGATCGCTTGCGCAAGATATCATGCTGGATTGTCTGAAACGGAGAGAAAAGAAGCCCAGGAAAGTTTTGTATGTGATAAAAATTCTGTAATGGTCGCCACAAATGCTTTTGGAATGGGAATCGATAAATCCAATGTCAGATATGTTATTCATAATAATATTACTGGTGATCTTGAAAGTTATTATCAGGAAGCAGGTCGTGCTGGAAGAGACGGCTTATTATCATCTTGTATATTACTGTTTGATCCAAAGGACATTAATCTTCATAAGTTTTTCATTAGAAAATCTGATTCCGATGATGAGTTCAAAGCTATTCAATATGATAAATTAGATAGAATTATTGAGTATTGCTGTACAGATAAATGCTTAAAAAAATTCATTTCAAACTATTTTGATTCGTCATATCCTGATCGTTGCGGTCATTGTTCAACATGCTTGTCTCAAAGTTCTTTTGAAGATCTAACAATTGAAACACAAAAGATATTATCATGTATTGTTAGAATGGGTGGAACTCCTCAAGTTCACCATCTTTCCATGGTTTTGAAAGGATTAAAAGATGATGAGATAGAATTAAAAAAGTATGACAGTCTGTCAACTTTCGGACTTTTAAGAGGTCTAACTTTTTCAAATTTAGAATCGATTTACAGATTTTTGGAGCAAAATGGTATTGTTGAAACCGATGATGATAAAATTCAAACTGGGCAGAACTCAAGTGAAGTTCTTAAAGGTAGAAAAAGAGTTCTGAGATTCGTTCAATCAGGGGCAAATATTGAAAGCGAAACGTTTAAAGATCTGAAAAAAATCAGAGCTGATCTGGCACAGAAAAATAAAATTGCTCCTCATTTTATTTTCAGTGATTTTTCTCTTCATGAAATTGAGAGAAAGAGACCAAAATCAATAACAGAACTGAGTTCTGTAGAGGGAATTGGTAGTTATAAGGCAAAATTGTATGGATTAAACATTATTGATTATTTTATCGGGAGTTCAATGGAAGGAAAAACATATTCAAAATATGAAGACGGATTAAAATACGATGCTCATTTTCATAAGCGACAGGAGATGTTGAATCTTTTAGTGTCAGGTGAGACTATTAATTCGTTGTGTGATAGATTTCAGGTAAGGGAATCCAGACTTGAAAAAATGATTTTAAGAGCTTTGGAAGAGACTGATTTTAATGATTGGCATCTACTAATCTCAAAAGATAAAGAGAAAATAGCTACTATGTTAATTGAAAAATTTGGATTTAAGATATCTGATGATGATGTTTATCTTGAAAAAAATGGATTAACAAGACTTCATATTTTAGTAGCTAAACTAAAGAAAGAAAAAGAGCTTGCAAAGTAAAACTATTTTATTCGATCTGGATGGAACTATAACAGATTCTTCAATAGGTATAATCAATTCGGTTAAATACGCTTTGGGTAAATTGGGTGAAATTATACCTGCAGATAATGATCTTTATAAATTTATCGGTCCACCTCTGCATAAAAGTTTTGAAATATTTTGTGGTTACAATGAAGAAAAGGCTTCCTATGCAGTAGAAGTATTTAGAGAATATTTCAGATCAAAAGGTATATTTGAAAATAGATTATTTGATGGGATTCTTGATGTTTTAGAAACATTAAGTAAAGAAAATAATCTTTTTATCGCTTCTTCAAAACCTCAGGTTTTCGTTGATCAAATTCTAGAGTATTTCAAGATTGATCACCTCTTTTTCAAAACATACGGATCATCCCTGGATGGTTCATTTACAGATAAATCGGAGATAATTGAGAAAATTATCAAAGAGCATGATCTTAATCGTTCACTCACAATAATGATTGGAGATCGTTACCATGATGAAACAGGAGCTATTGAAAATGAAATACAATTCATTAGAGCCGGTTATGGTTATGGAAAACCAGAAGAGTTTAAATTGACTGAAGGCTATGTTGCAGAAAAACCCCAGGAAATTTTGGAAATTATCAAAAATATGATGTAAAATGACAGACTGTTTGGTTTGTTGTAACAAAATATTCATTGAAATAGTGATATATTCACAAGAAAAAAATGTCTTGACATGGGTGTTAAAGAGGAATAACTTCTGACAGAAAAAAAGAATTATTATAAATGAAAGGATGGTTATGGAAAAACTATTACTTCTAGGTGATGAAGCTTTTGCACAGGGAGCTATTGATGCCGGAATGTCCGGATGTTACGCTTATCCTGGAACCCCTTCCACTGAGATTATGGAATATGTTCAAAGATCTAAAGAAGCCAAAGAAAAAAATATTCATAGAATGTGGTCTGCTAATGAAAAAACTGCAGCAGAATCAGCACTTGGTATGTCTTACGCTGGAAAAAGATCTATAGCTTGTATGAAACACGTTGGACTTAACGTAGCAGCTGATGCTTTTGTTAATTCTGGTGTTACCGGTGCAAATGGTGGTAATATCGTAGTTTCTGCTGATGACCCTTCAATGCACTCTTCTCAAAATGAGCAAGATTCAAGATATTATGGAAAGTTTTCACTTATCCCAGTTTTAGAACCATCAAATCAGCAAGAATGCTACGATATGGCTCATTACGGGTTTGATTTTTCTGAAAAATATCTTACTCCAGTTCTATTAAGACTTACAACTAGAATCGCTCACTCAAGAGCTGGTGTTGTAAGAAAAGAAGTAAAACCTCAAAACAAGCTTAAACTTCCAGAAGATAAAAGACAATTTGTTCTACTACCTTCAATTGCAAGAAAAAGATATAAGCTTTTAGTTGAAAATCAGACTAAATTTGAAATGGAATCAGAAAATTCTCCATTCAACAGATATTTTGATGGTAAAGACAAATCTATGGGTATTATCGCCTGTGGTATCGCTTACAATTATCTAATGGAAAATTATCAAGATACAGAATGTCCATTTCCTGTTTTGAAGATTAGTCAATATCCACTACCAAGAAAAATGGTTGAAAAATTAACTTCTGAGTGTAAATCTATCATGATTATGGAAGAAGGACAGCCAATGGTTGAAGAGATGCTTCGTGGCTATCTTGACAATGGAATCAAAATCTACGGTAGACTTGATGGAACACTTCCAAGGGACGGAGAATTGAATCCAAATCTTGTGGGAAAAGCTCTAAAAATGGAGCAAGCAGAATTAATGACAATTCCATCAAATGTTGTTGGAAGACCTCCAAAATTCTGTAATGGTTGTGGACATATCGATGCTTACAATGCTTTAATCGCTTCTGTAAAAGATGTTTATGGTGACGGTCATGTATTCTCCGATATCGGATGTTATACACTTGCTGCACTTCCACCATTCGAATGTATAAATACAACAGTTGATATGGGGGCTTCAATTACTATGGCTAAAGGTGCTGCAGATGCTGGACTTTTCCCAGCCATAGCTGTAATTGGTGACTCAACATTTACTCACAGTGGAATGACTGGTCTTCTTGATGCAGTAATCGAAAATACAAATATGATTGTTATGATTCTTGATAACTCAACTACTGGTATGACTGGTGGACAAGCTTCTCACGCTCTTAACAGACTTTCTGAAATCTGTAAAGGTCTTGGAGTTGCAGAAGATCATATCAGAATAGTAAACCCTATCAAGAAAAATCACCAGCTAATGGTTGATATTATCAATGAAGAGTTGAAATACGAAGGTGTTTCTGTAATCATTCCTACTAGAGAATGTATGCAGACTCTTAAAGCTTCAACTAAAAAAAGTAAGTAAACTATTACGAGGATTTGATATATGAAAAAAGATATTATATTAGCCGGAGTTGGTGGACAAGGTATCCTATCTATCGCTACTGTAATCGGTTATGCAGCTATTGAATCTGGACTTACATTGAAACAATCTGAGGTTCACGGAATGAGCCAAAGAGGTGGTGATGTTTACTCCAATCTAAGAATTTCTGATAAAGAGATCTATTCAGATCTAATTCCTTACGGTCAAGCTGATATTATTATTTCTGTTGAGCCAATGGAAAGTTTGAGATATTTACCTTACCTAAACAAAAACGGATGGGTAATCGCGAATTCTACACCTTTTATCAATGTTCCAAATTATCCTGAACTAGAATCAGTTGTTGAAGAGATCAATAAACTTGAAAATTCTATCATCGTTGATGGTGAGAAAACTGCTAAAGAAGTTGGTAATCCACGTGGTATGAATATGGTTATGCTTGGTGCAGCTTCAAAATATCTTGATATTCCTTTTGAAAAACTTGAAGAAGGTATCAGATTTATCTTTGGCAGAAAAGGTGAAGAAGTTGTAGAATCTAATCTAAGAGCTTTGAGAGCTGGTAGAGAATTTTCTAAGTAATCTAGTTTTCTAATATTTCGATAAAATTGGGCAGGCTAATAACCTGCCTGATTTGTTTTGGGGAAGAGGGGAGAAGGAGAAAGAGAGATTAGTAGCCACTAATGACACTTATAAAGATGGATTGGAAAGGGGAAATGATAATGATTGACAGCTAACGTGCTAGCTTTACTGCTATTACCTGTTGCATTTACAATGTTTTGGTGATGTTATTAAAAAAGACTTTTATTCAATATATTCCGTTGTTGAAACCATTAGTTCTTCAATATTCTTGAAATTCTTACTGTATGGAGAAGAATCAACAGTCATTTTTTTCTCATTAAAATATTTACCAGTAGTTAACCTCAAATCAGTAGAGGTTGCCAAATAAGTATAAGTTTTTGCCATTTCATCTGGTGAAATTGAAAATTTACTTTTTATTGAATACATAAACTTCATTAAACCTGACAAATTTGAATATCTCTTAAGATCAATTATTACATTAGTAACTCTCACACAATTAACAGTAATTGAAGTGTCTGCGAACTTTTTTGCCAGCCAATAAGTGTACATAACTTGAGCTAGTTTAGATTGATAATAAGCCTTTGAAACACTAAAATTTCTTGTTTTATATTCAGGGTCTTTGAAATCTATTTCTAATTTTGGATGTAACATAAGTCCTTGTGAAGCAACAGTAATAATTCTTCCTTGTTCACTCTGTTTGATTAATTGCAAAAGATGATTAGTTAAAAATACAGGACCAATATGATTAGTAGCCCAAATTGTTTCAACACCTTCTTCTGTAAGAATTGGTATTTTTCTTGAAATGTCAAAATCAGCAGCGTTATGGATTAATACGTCAAGTTTTTTAAACTTATTTTTGATATTCTTTGACGCATCTAATATAGATGCTTTTAATGACATATCAATCTCGATAAGCTCAACCAAATCCGACTTGGATTTATTTTTAATTTCAGTAACAGCGAATAAACCACGTTCTTTATTCCGAGAACCTATCAAAACATAAAACCCTAATTGAGCTAACTGTATTGCAGCTGCTTTTCCTATTCCTGAGTTTGCTCCAGTTATAAAACAAATTTTATCATCCATCGTCATTCTACTTTTTTTAAGGTTGTGTCTTACCCAATAATTTTATTAACGTTTTGCGTATCATACGATGTGCTTGAGCCTTAGAAGGACGTAGCGAATTTTGAGCTTTGCTCTTAATGAGGTAGTCCTGTCCCGCAAGGGCTTGGCGAAAGCATATTGTATATACGCTGTTATACGATGCAGGCAGACTGGCATTTCTATAAATACTTTGTTGGAATTGCTTTCTCTTGTGCTTAAAAAATCCAAAACTCGCCTGTTTAAAAAAAATCCGACTAGGACGGTCGGATTTTTATTCTAATTCCTGCAAAACTAAACTTTTAACTCCTGAAGTTATTAATTCAAAATGCTATGCTCTTCCTTTTAAACTTTTTTTCAAATAGAAAATTACAACACCACAAAAAGGCTCTTTTTCTAAACATGATTCATAACTATTAATTAATTTTTTAAAGATATTTGCATTTGCACTTTTATCCTGAAATTTGCTTTGTAGTTTACTTTGGATATCTGCTATTTTTTGTTTTCTGTTTTCCTTTAAATATTTTCCATTATTTAAATTTAAGCAATCATTAATTTCAGCGTCTAGCTCTTTATCATTAGAAGATATTGTTCCATCATTTCCATAAATTATATACCCTGAAATATCATTGTGTAAATGTTTAATTATCTGTGGAATTTCTTTTGCTCCTTTAAAACTATCGCAAAATTGCTCCTTTTTTGGTAAACCCTCTCCACCTTTACAGCACAATACCATGTTTTTATATTCTAATTTTTCTGTTTTATTTGCTGATTGAGATAAAAGATGTTCTATTTTTGTTTTATGCTCATTCTTATCAAGTCGAGACATGCAATAAGCACAAATATTACCTTGTTCTTTCCTAAGTGTTGTCCGTATCTCTTTTTTATTTATATCATCATAATCTTTAGAATTTTGCTTTGCATCAACTAATTCTTTTGAAATGTAATCAGTATTTTTTTTAATCGTTATCATTAACCCAGTTCCTTTCAAAATTTAAACTTGTAATCAAACGTTGTATTTCTTTATCATTGTTTCCTCTAATTTTTTCAAGGTCTTTTATTTCATTATCTGCCTCTTCATATTTTCCCTCATCAATTAAATTATCAATTTCTGTAATTTTATCTTTAACTTCTTTATTTGCAATAAAAGGAACTTTAAAATATTCATATAGAATCGAAGAAGTATCTCTTCCAAATGAATATAAATCCTCAGAATTAAGAATATTTCCATTTTCCATTAAAAATATATTTTCTTTTTGTAAACTACTTACTATATGTGGCGAATGCGTTGTTATAATCACATGATGTCTATCATTTATTCCTCTTACTTCATTTACCAAATTTTGTTGCCAAGTTGGATGTAAATATATGTCTGGTTCATCAAACAAATATAAGGTTTCTTTGTACATAAAAAATTCTAATAACAGTCTTAAAATAACAAATTGTTTTTCTCCTTCACTAAATTCATTATGTAAAATCTCAATATCATTCTTTTTCAAAAACACTTTTATTTCAGAAATAATCTCACTTTTTATTAGTACATCAAATATTTTTAATAAATCTCTTGGCTCACCCAAATTTGCTCTATCCGCATCAAAAACCTTTTTCAACATTTCGTTATTTATTATCAGTTTATTTTTTTCTTTGCTACCTATTCTATCAAGTAAAGACAAGTATTTATTTGTAATACTTTCTTGGGTTACTTTTTTAGCAGTTTTAATTATCTCTATTCTTGAGAATGAATTAATGTTTAATTTTTCAAAAATAGTTTTTATAAAATCACTTTCATTCTTATATGTAAATAAAGAAAACAATAGTATTGAAAATTGTTTATCTTCAAAAACAAATATTGGTCTCTTTTTTAAAGAAATATTTGTTTTTAAATCTTCAATAAATTGATTATCATATTCTTTAATAATTTCTTTAATTCTACTATTAGTTCCATTGTAATAAACCAATATATTTGCTGGAAAAGAATCACTATAATTTTGCTTTATTCTAGCTTTAAAAGATTCTAATTCTTCTTCATTATCATTATTTCTTTTACCAATTTTTCTTTCTTTTGTTCTTTCAATGAGAATAATATCATCATTACACTCAAATTTAATTTTAAATTCAAATTCAAACTCTATATATGCATAGTTATTGTATAAAAAATCAAATATTAAGATTATAGCTTCTATTATATTTGATTTTCCGCTACCATTTTTTCCAATTAAAACATTAATATTTTCTGAATTTTCAAAATTAATTGAAAAGTTCTCTATATTTTTATACTTACAAATCCAAAGTTCTCTAATCTTCATTTTTAAATATCTCCTTTTCAAATTCTTCTATTGAAGTTTTTCTATTTAGTTCAGCTTGTTCTTTTAATTCTTTTATCTTTTTTTCTTTTTCACAAATAGTACTTACTATATAATTCTGTATTTCTGTTGGTGGTATAGGTATAAACGTTTCTGCTAAATATTTAAAATGCCTTGTGTATTTTTGTGATTTATTAAAATTAACAATATATAGATAATAATAAAAATACATTATATTAAATATTTTTTTAGGTTTCAGTAACTTAACACCATCTGCTCCACAAACAAATTCAAAATCTACATATTTTTTAGTTTGACTATGGTCTCCATATATAATTAAAGGCAAATCTTTATAAGAAATTGGAGTTATTTCTTTATTCGTGTAGCCTGATATAAATTCCTTTTCTTGAGATATAATTGGTATTTTTCCATTTAGTTCATAATCTTTTGTTTTTAACTTATTTATTTTACTCTTAATTCTCTCAATTCCGTTCTTAATCTTTATGTTTTTATATTTTTTACTTTTTAGTTCGCTTTCTTCATTCCAGATATCCCATCTTTCAATATTTTTATAATCTTGA contains the following coding sequences:
- a CDS encoding indolepyruvate ferredoxin oxidoreductase; translated protein: MEKLLLLGDEAFAQGAIDAGMSGCYAYPGTPSTEIMEYVQRSKEAKEKNIHRMWSANEKTAAESALGMSYAGKRSIACMKHVGLNVAADAFVNSGVTGANGGNIVVSADDPSMHSSQNEQDSRYYGKFSLIPVLEPSNQQECYDMAHYGFDFSEKYLTPVLLRLTTRIAHSRAGVVRKEVKPQNKLKLPEDKRQFVLLPSIARKRYKLLVENQTKFEMESENSPFNRYFDGKDKSMGIIACGIAYNYLMENYQDTECPFPVLKISQYPLPRKMVEKLTSECKSIMIMEEGQPMVEEMLRGYLDNGIKIYGRLDGTLPRDGELNPNLVGKALKMEQAELMTIPSNVVGRPPKFCNGCGHIDAYNALIASVKDVYGDGHVFSDIGCYTLAALPPFECINTTVDMGASITMAKGAADAGLFPAIAVIGDSTFTHSGMTGLLDAVIENTNMIVMILDNSTTGMTGGQASHALNRLSEICKGLGVAEDHIRIVNPIKKNHQLMVDIINEELKYEGVSVIIPTRECMQTLKASTKKSK
- a CDS encoding SDR family NAD(P)-dependent oxidoreductase, whose translation is MDDKICFITGANSGIGKAAAIQLAQLGFYVLIGSRNKERGLFAVTEIKNKSKSDLVELIEIDMSLKASILDASKNIKNKFKKLDVLIHNAADFDISRKIPILTEEGVETIWATNHIGPVFLTNHLLQLIKQSEQGRIITVASQGLMLHPKLEIDFKDPEYKTRNFSVSKAYYQSKLAQVMYTYWLAKKFADTSITVNCVRVTNVIIDLKRYSNLSGLMKFMYSIKSKFSISPDEMAKTYTYLATSTDLRLTTGKYFNEKKMTVDSSPYSKNFKNIEELMVSTTEYIE
- the recQ gene encoding DNA helicase RecQ, with the protein product MKIEEALYKYFGYTSFRNGQVEVIDSILKGKDTVSLMPTGGGKSICYQIPALMMNGITFVISPLISLMKDQTDALKTQGISSCLLNSYMKKSEIDDTILSILNYEYKIVYLTPERVSDPRFQKIVSKMNISQVAVDEAHCISKWGHDFRPSYIEIKNFVKSLKSRPAVSAFTATASKKVKEDMVSLLELNNPKVVETGIDRPNLNFLVYKDVQKNIFIDNYIKENLGKSGIIYASTRKETDEIFEHLRKKGIACARYHAGLSETERKEAQESFVCDKNSVMVATNAFGMGIDKSNVRYVIHNNITGDLESYYQEAGRAGRDGLLSSCILLFDPKDINLHKFFIRKSDSDDEFKAIQYDKLDRIIEYCCTDKCLKKFISNYFDSSYPDRCGHCSTCLSQSSFEDLTIETQKILSCIVRMGGTPQVHHLSMVLKGLKDDEIELKKYDSLSTFGLLRGLTFSNLESIYRFLEQNGIVETDDDKIQTGQNSSEVLKGRKRVLRFVQSGANIESETFKDLKKIRADLAQKNKIAPHFIFSDFSLHEIERKRPKSITELSSVEGIGSYKAKLYGLNIIDYFIGSSMEGKTYSKYEDGLKYDAHFHKRQEMLNLLVSGETINSLCDRFQVRESRLEKMILRALEETDFNDWHLLISKDKEKIATMLIEKFGFKISDDDVYLEKNGLTRLHILVAKLKKEKELAK
- the rpsA gene encoding 30S ribosomal protein S1 encodes the protein MTETQNNLNNLEEIWLDDISELDHPEYTAEELADLHSFYEASMQDIKRGEVVDGKIINISPAGVAVDIGFKSEGLIPSEEFDEMDQFNPGDTIRVYLESVEGKDGKLVLSKKKADFLAVWEDIRRYHNEQSIVKGKCLRRVKGGIVVDVNTIDAFLPGSQIDVYPVRDFDALIGQTMEFKIVKLNEQRKNIVLSRKIILEGELFARRDTTLTEIKVGDVKEAVVKNITDFGVFVDINGLDGLIYITDLSWGRVNHPSEICKLDQRINVQILDIDYEKKRVSAGLKQLSSHPWEGIEEKYPVGKKVGGKVVSITDYGAFIEIEKGIEGLIHITEMSWVQHAKHPSHYLHLGDVVEAVVLSIKKDEKKISLGIKQLEPDPWEIIETKYPVGSNHKGIIRNLTAFGAFVELEEGIDGLVHISDLSWTKKVRHPKDLVKKGQEIEVVVLDINREERRIALGHKQLAIDPWDRYADTYAEGSTVTGKIVRRNDKGFIVELGNEEEKVEGFLRKNILDLFPKISEGDDVEMKVETFDKENRKIVLSGINSEAASEAEIKSYTRDEE
- a CDS encoding AAA family ATPase, coding for MKIRELWICKYKNIENFSINFENSENINVLIGKNGSGKSNIIEAIILIFDFLYNNYAYIEFEFEFKIKFECNDDIILIERTKERKIGKRNNDNEEELESFKARIKQNYSDSFPANILVYYNGTNSRIKEIIKEYDNQFIEDLKTNISLKKRPIFVFEDKQFSILLFSLFTYKNESDFIKTIFEKLNINSFSRIEIIKTAKKVTQESITNKYLSLLDRIGSKEKNKLIINNEMLKKVFDADRANLGEPRDLLKIFDVLIKSEIISEIKVFLKKNDIEILHNEFSEGEKQFVILRLLLEFFMYKETLYLFDEPDIYLHPTWQQNLVNEVRGINDRHHVIITTHSPHIVSSLQKENIFLMENGNILNSEDLYSFGRDTSSILYEYFKVPFIANKEVKDKITEIDNLIDEGKYEEADNEIKDLEKIRGNNDKEIQRLITSLNFERNWVNDND
- a CDS encoding HAD hydrolase-like protein; the protein is MQSKTILFDLDGTITDSSIGIINSVKYALGKLGEIIPADNDLYKFIGPPLHKSFEIFCGYNEEKASYAVEVFREYFRSKGIFENRLFDGILDVLETLSKENNLFIASSKPQVFVDQILEYFKIDHLFFKTYGSSLDGSFTDKSEIIEKIIKEHDLNRSLTIMIGDRYHDETGAIENEIQFIRAGYGYGKPEEFKLTEGYVAEKPQEILEIIKNMM
- a CDS encoding indolepyruvate oxidoreductase subunit beta; protein product: MKKDIILAGVGGQGILSIATVIGYAAIESGLTLKQSEVHGMSQRGGDVYSNLRISDKEIYSDLIPYGQADIIISVEPMESLRYLPYLNKNGWVIANSTPFINVPNYPELESVVEEINKLENSIIVDGEKTAKEVGNPRGMNMVMLGAASKYLDIPFEKLEEGIRFIFGRKGEEVVESNLRALRAGREFSK
- a CDS encoding TIGR02646 family protein, encoding MITIKKNTDYISKELVDAKQNSKDYDDINKKEIRTTLRKEQGNICAYCMSRLDKNEHKTKIEHLLSQSANKTEKLEYKNMVLCCKGGEGLPKKEQFCDSFKGAKEIPQIIKHLHNDISGYIIYGNDGTISSNDKELDAEINDCLNLNNGKYLKENRKQKIADIQSKLQSKFQDKSANANIFKKLINSYESCLEKEPFCGVVIFYLKKSLKGRA